A single window of Candidatus Kapaibacterium thiocyanatum DNA harbors:
- a CDS encoding peptide-methionine (R)-S-oxide reductase — protein MNKIVKTDEEWMKELSPEEFRIARKKGTERAFTGKYWDNHEKGIYTCRCCGTELFRSTTKFESGTGWPSFFDPIAKENVILRPDNSLIPERTEVLCARCEAHLGHVFDDGPKPTGLRYCLNSASLDFRKE, from the coding sequence ATGAACAAGATCGTCAAGACCGACGAGGAATGGATGAAGGAGCTTTCCCCCGAAGAGTTCCGTATCGCACGCAAGAAAGGTACGGAGCGCGCCTTCACGGGAAAGTACTGGGACAACCACGAGAAAGGCATCTACACCTGCCGCTGCTGCGGCACCGAACTGTTCAGGTCGACGACGAAATTCGAATCCGGTACGGGCTGGCCGAGCTTCTTCGATCCCATCGCGAAGGAGAACGTCATCCTTCGACCCGACAACTCGCTGATTCCCGAACGCACCGAAGTTCTCTGCGCACGATGCGAAGCCCATCTCGGCCATGTCTTCGATGACGGCCCGAAACCGACGGGTCTGCGCTACTGTCTGAACTCGGCGTCGCTCGACTTCAGGAAGGAATGA